The Salvelinus fontinalis isolate EN_2023a chromosome 24, ASM2944872v1, whole genome shotgun sequence genome has a segment encoding these proteins:
- the LOC129822146 gene encoding protein NPAT-like: MLLPSDIARLVLGYMQQEGLCSTSQAFIRESPNLKEYAEHSSDDAAIPACVFSLFGKNLTTILNEYVAVKAKETIEETQIPVMMTSLWKKLDFTLNQIKSMQNSPAIIQNQRLHTCNGIVNMRGRQRALSSTQSPSSGFLSSLAPPSVQGIATPVCYSSQQTRPSPICSTQPQIQDGGRLLINVNRESPLQITVPDNRLTTGPLSPGRRKCDSPRRRGGGSSGSGGTGRANMAASSLTAEPQSEEAVTENFPQMLIQNARERILNDKSLQEKLAENINKILASDVSPQALKASCSTMEPDQSIDEILGLQGEIHMSNDVIQDILEQTESDPAFQALFDLFDYGKSKTSEDTEQGAGNVSNTTTENGETETRCIDGSPETGDPGTGPENSTCGQENRVTKSSQEPKSKKTRKAAPSVSSTSKATPGPSSRGLRRGAISTTPGPSSRGLRKGARSTTPAPSSRGLRKGASSTTPGPSSKGVRRGDIATRPSARIDQFTAAASSAAKDSDRVDSGSMFNPDVSGVDIDDPLNTPLDSIAPPDVFEPVRQESGTNRPASACNTPSSETRTVSAVKNILGNENTVGADGRQVMDNQASLLNSSPSLSNSMPMLDQSNKVPIQASNLPHRNITPPSSVGISQPLPQTIHSMAVPSTVTTTPAAPTFIPNPNPTGKEVDPSKIVALKIIISDEQEPSSDSALNQAVSSITGDRIPTIFLSSPTKSPAKAPALSSAPMNQEETVQAVSSLQRTEVLQPAETNPLSGQAGDVAALAGTSTALTQPGYYIQLPFDSATSTNSYILMTDTTATDTQSNKVILPSGAPRVQTVPPSSYTLVTPPRYSPGSRLIISSSVQPMLQSMVVPVSVVGQNNATQFSVVPNQLIAMPSPASAKQPAAVNTNPKLAPKDTTISGKTGATGSNMVTKQVHPQSSKSTGQQKVAVGSSPSHRRMLCFDGSAGETSTSKATATPVSPDQQVEKEIPKSASALLGRSRPKRRIETVRCTDNTQTSWTGTETEKSSTVQKQKEAAKKTPSKRDADQNARGQSASTSRSQSAGSSRTDASQSESRKRSQSADKKDDGGAGPKDAQSSRSSSSDHRLRSGSRKEKDACRQEPTEKSPAKEREGRTVKRTSSQDPPHVTANKENELEGGRREQQPTPAPRAFSPAPVGSQTSVTQACSSKIPSKTSPLTKQAAEMLHDIQGLNPPSTPPKRTGMGCLELPLPRTLGRLQESLYCPRTPARQRLDRDREGTPRHLVPPTTPDLPSCSPASEAGSENSINMAAHTLMILSRAAIARTGTPLKDSLRQEGAGAVTPVAFKSKKRKQPEPLASPPAKKDISGSSGSKKKTKKQQKLMDSFPDDLDVDKFLSSLHYDE; encoded by the exons ATGTTGCTTCCGTCTGACATAGCGCGGCTCGTTTTAG GATACATGCAACAAGAGGGACTGTGTTCTACAAGCCAGGCATTCATTCGTGAAAGCCCCAATTTGAAGGAGTACGCAGAACACAGCTCAGATGATGCAGCTATTCCTGCTTGTGTGTTT TCCCTCTTTGGAAAAAACCTGACAACTATTTTGAATGAGTATGTTGCTGTCAAAGCTAAAG AGACGATAGAAGAGACTCAGATACCTGTCATGATGACATCATTGTGGAAAAAGCTTGATTTcacactaaatcaaatcaa GTCTATGCAGAACTCCCCAGCTATTATCCAGAATCAAAGAC TCCACACATGTAATGGGATCGTGAACATGAGGGGGCGACAGAGAGCCTTGTCATCAACGCAGTCCCCCAGCTCTGGGTTTCTGTCATCGTTGGCCCCCCCGTCGGTCCAGGGCATCGCCACCCCAGTCTGCTACAGCTCCCAGCAGACCAGACCCTCCCCCATCTGCAGCACACAGCCCCAGATCCAAGATGGAGGACGTCTGCTCATCAATGTGAACC GGGAGTCACCTTTGCAAATAACGGTTCCAGACAACCGGTTAACCACAGGACCATTATCCCCAGGGCGTCGGAAATG TGACTCCCccaggaggagaggtgggggctCTAGTGGATCCGGTGGGACTGGAAGAGCCAACATGGCGGCCAGTAGCCTGACAGCAGAGCCCCAGAGTGAAGAGGCAGTCACAGAGAATTTCCCT CAAATGTTGATACAAAATGCAAGAGAGAGGATTCTAAATGACAAGTCTTTACAAGAGAAGCTTGCTGAAAACATCAACAAAATTCTAGCAAG TGATGTCAGTCCTCAGGCTTTAAAGGCATCATGCAGCACCATGGAGCCTGACCAGTCAATAGATGAAATTCTGGGCCTGCAG GGGGAGATTCATATGTCTAATGATGTTATACAAGACATATTGGAGCAGACAGAGTCCGACCCAGCCTTCCAGGCTCTTTTTGACCTCTTTGATTACG GCAAAAGCAAAACCAGTGAGGATACTGAACAAGGAGCTGGGAACGTGAGCAATACCACCACAGAGAATGGTGAGACTGAGACTAGATGTATTGATGGCTCTCCTGAGACTGGAGACCCAG GCACTGGGCCTGAAAACTCGACATGTGGACAAGAAAATAGAGTAACAAAGTCCAGTCAAGAGCCCAAGAGTAAGAAAACAAGGAAAGCTGCACCTTCTGTTTCAAGCACTTCAAAGGCAACTCCTGGACCCAGTAGCAGAGGGTTGAGAAGGGGAGCTATCTCAACAACTCCTGGACCCAGTAGCAGAGGGTTGAGAAAGGGAGCTAGGTCTACAACTCCTGCACCCAGTAGCAGAGGGTTGAGAAAGGGAGCTAGCTCAACAACTCCTGGACCCAGTAGCAAAGGGGTGAGAAGGGGAGATATTGCAACTCGACCCTCAGCACGTATTGATCAATTTACCGCCGCTGCTTCTTCTGCCGCAAAGGACTCTGATAGGGTTGACTCAGGCTCCATGTTTAATCCGGATGTATCAGGTGTGGATATAGATGACCCTCTGAATACCCCTCTTGACAGTATAGCTCCGCCAGATGTCTTTgagccagtcagacaggagagtGGAACAAATCGTCCGGCGTCAGCATGCAACACACCTTCATCTGAAACCAGGACGGTCTCTGCTGTGAAAAACATATTAGGCAATGAGAACACAGTGGGGGCTGATGGTAGACAAGTGATGGATAACCAAGCTTCACTTCTTAACTCTTCACCTTCCCTGTCCAATTCCATGCCAATGCTGGATCAGTCAAACAAGGTTCCCATACAGGCCTCTAACCTGCCTCATAGAAATATTACCCCTCCCAGCAGTGTAGGAATTTCACAACCTCTACCACAGACCATACACTCTATGGCTGTCCCCTCAACAGTTACAACAACTCCTGCTGCCCCAACCTTCATCCCAAACCCCAACCCTACAGGCAAGGAAGTAGACCCCAGTAAGATTGTGGCCCTGAAGATCATAATCAGCGATGAGCAGGAGCCCTCCAGTGACTCAGCCCTGAACCAGGCTGTGTCCAGCATCACTGGGGACAGGATCCCCACcattttcctctcctcccccaccaaGTCACCTGCTAAGGCCCCGGCCCTCAGTAGCGCCCCCATGAATCAGGAGGAGACTGTGCAGGCGGTGAGCAGCTTACAGAGGACAGAAGTCCTCCAGCCAGCAGAGACCAATCCTCTTAGTGGGCAAGCAGGGGATGTGGCAGCATTGGCAGGGACGTCAACTGCGTTGACACAGCCTGGCTACTACATTCAGCTGCCCTTTGATTCAGCCACATCCACCAACAGCTACATCTTAATGACAGACACAACAGCCACAGACACCCAGTCCAACAAGGTGATATTACCCAGTGGCGCCCCACGGGTACAGACTGTACCCCCTTCCTCATATACTCTGGTCACTCCACCCCGCTATTCCCCTG GATCTAGACTCATCATATCTTCATCAGTTCAGCCCATGCTGCAAAGCATGGTGGTTCCTGTATCTGTTGTTGGGCAGAACAATGCAACACAGTTCTCTGTCGTTCCTAATCAG TTGATAGCCATGCCTAGCCCTGCTTCAGCAAAGCAGCCAGCAGCAGTGAATACCAACCCTAAACTGGCTCCCAAGGATACCACAATCTCGG GAAAAACGGGAGCTACTGGATCGAATATGGTTACAAAGCAGGTCCACCCGCAATCCTCTAAAAGCACAGGGCAGCAGAAGGTAGCAGTTGGCTCGAGCCCCAGCCATAGGAGGATGCTTTGCTTTGATGGGTCTGCTGGTGAAACTTCTACCTCCAAAGCTACAGCTACTCCTGTATCACCTGACCAACAGGTGGAGAAAGAGATACCTAAATCTGCCTCTGCTCTCTTGGGGAGAAGCAGGCCAAAAAGGAGAATAGAGACTGTAAGATGTAcagacaacactcagacatcatggaCCGGAACAGAGACGGAGAAATCCTCCACTGTCCAAAAGCAAAAAGAAGCTGCGAAAAAGACCCCTTCAAAGAGGGACGCAGATCAAAATGCTAGAGGTCAAAGTGCAAGTACCAGTAGATCTCAGAGTGCTGGTAGCAGTAGGACTGATGCCTCACAGTCAGAGTCCAGGAAGAGATCTCAATCAGCAGACAAGAAGGATGATGGTGGAGCAGGACCTAAGGATGCCCAGAGCTCCAGGTCCTCTTCCTCTGATCACAGACTCAGATCAGGGAGCAGGAAAGAGAAAGACGCATGTAGACAAGAGCCTACTGAGAAATCTCCTGCCAAGGAGCGGGAGGGACGGACAGTGAAAAGGACATCTTCTCAGGACCCCCCTCATGTCACTGCCAATAAGGAGAATGAGCTGGAGGGGGGAAGGCGAGAGCAGCAGCCCACACCAGCACCAAGAGCATTCAGCCCGGCCCCAGTGGGCTCACAAACCTCTGTCACTCAGGCTTGCTCCAGCAAAATCCCCTCCAAGACCAGCCCACTGACCAAGCAGGCAGCTGAAATGCTCCACGACATCCAGGGTCTaaaccctccctccacccctcctaaGAGGACAGGCATGGGCTGTCTGGAGCTGCCTCTTCCTCGGACCCTTGGCCGTCTCCAGGAGTCTCTATACTGCCCCAGGACCCCTGCACGTCAGAggctggacagagacagagagggcacCCCCAGGCACCTGGTCCCTCCCACCACCCCGGACCTTCCCTCCTGCAGCCCAGCCAGCGAAGCAGGGAGTGAAAACAGCATCAACATGGCGGCTCACACACTGATGATCCTATCCCGAGCAGCCATTGCCAGGACAGGCACCCCACTGAAAGACAGCTTGCGCCAGGAGGGGGCTGGAGCAGTGACCCCTGTAGCCTTCAAGAGCAAGAAGCGCAAGCAGCCTGAGCCCCTGGCCAGCCCGCCAGCAAAGAAAGATATCTCAGGTTCATCTGGCAGTAAAAAGAAAACAAAG AAACAGCAGAAGCTAATGGATTCCTTCCCCGATGACTTGGATGTGGATAAATTCTTGTCTTCACTGCATTATGATGAGTGA